The Procambarus clarkii isolate CNS0578487 chromosome 91, FALCON_Pclarkii_2.0, whole genome shotgun sequence genome includes a region encoding these proteins:
- the LOC138349568 gene encoding GTP-binding protein 2-like isoform X1, whose translation MSQEGENDAEIISLFGPDEPQQSHKNNRNDKRIKKQKKKQRRRNGSASPEQTGEDTMDTFLGLFDPTVENETTQDIDELNGNVNHGDVQYKGRRGTLGGVRRGPSVAILPDQLPSEPQEGNIEYKLKLVNPNHERFKRLVSQMQWRLREGLGEAIYEIGVEDSGVLLGLTQEELEASMKTLRRMAKQLGASLTVIREKTISGHNGQTRKAAEVLVRKVPDDQYSIELRIAVLGNSDVGKSTLLGVLTRGELDNGRGCARLNVFRHRHEVCSGKTSSISLQLMGFDSQGNVIDQTCTRSRDYDDEDICSQSIKIINFIDLAGDQKYLKTTVFGLSGYSPHYAVLVVSAFSGVAPMTEEHLSLARALDVPIVIVITKTDLASPQQIQRAINDLKQFLTQPGYKRVPLIIENEDDAITAGSNQLDNNIVPIFCASSVTGDGLVLLKKFLFVLPPRMSNKEREKLEQEPSEFQIDEVFHVDRSIVVGGLLTKGVIMQGATLLLGPMDNCSFVSVTVGSIHRNKVPCRVVCAGQSASLSLRGPGLSLRKGMKLMSTEARPRACFYFQARTQVLHHSSSICRGFQATVHIGNVRQTAVVEGILGSRGLHTNDRGSVIFRFLRQPELVQNGARLLFRQGSTKGIGKVIQVFEEEPDNVDHYIGLAR comes from the exons ATGTCGCAAGAGGGAGAGAACGATGCAGAAATTATCAGTCTGTTTGGTCCTGACGAGCCACAACAGTCCCACAAGAACAACAGGAACGACAAGAGAATTAAGAAACAGAAGAAGAAACAGCGAAGGAGAAATGGTTCTGCGAGTCCAGAGCAGACTGgagag GACACAATGGATACCTTTCTCGGCTTATTTGATCCGACCGTGGAAAACGAGACAACACAAGATATTGATGAACTAAATGGAAATGTGAATCACGGCGATGTGCAGTACAAGGGGCGTAGAGGCACCCTGGGTGGGGTCCGACGAGGTCCAAGCGTAGCCATACTTCCTGACCAGCTGCCCTCGGAGCCACAGGAGGGAAATATTGAATACAAGTTAAAGCTTGTCAATCCAAATCATGAGAGATTTAAGAGACTTGTATCACAG ATGCAGTGGAGATTACGCGAAGGGCTAGGTGAAGCTATATATGAAATTGGAGTTGAGGATTCTGGGGTTCTACTTGGTCTAACACAAGAGGAACTGGAAGCTTCAATGAAAACGTTACGCCGCATGGCTAAACAACTTGGGGCATCACTAACAGTTATACGCGAAAAAACCATATCGGGCCACAATGGGCAGACACGCAAAGCTGCAGAAGTTCTAGTCAGAAAA GTACCTGATGATCAGTATAGCATAGAGTTAAGGATAGCAGTACTTGGCAATTCTGATGTAGGCAAATCTACACTGCTAGGAGTGTTGACCCGGGGGGAACTGGACAACGGAAGAGGTTGTGCCAGGCTCAATGTTTTTCGTCACCGACATGAGGTCTGTTCTGGAAAGACCTCATCTATATCTCTGCAGTTGATGGGATTCGACTCTCAG GGCAATGTGATTGACCAGACGTGTACTAGAAGTCGAGATTATGATGACGAAGACATCTGCAGTcagtcaatcaaaataataaactTTATAGATCTTGCTGGAGACCAGAAATATTTGAAAACAACTGTGTTTGGACTCTCAGGCTATTCTCCACATTATGCTGTTTTGGTAGTAAG TGCATTTTCTGGTGTGGCTCCAATGACTGAGGAACACCTCAGCCTCGCTCGGGCCTTAGATGTGCCCATTGTTATTGTTATCACCAAGACGGATCTAGCATCACCTCAACAGATTCAGAGAGCAATTAATGATCTCAAGCAATTCCTCACACAACCAGGGTATAAACGG GTGCCCCTTATAATTGAAAATGAGGATGATGCTATTACAGCAGGCAGCAATCAGCTGGACAATAACATTGTGCCCATATTTTGTGCCTCAAGTGTCACTGGGGATGGATTAGTACTTCTCAAAAAATTCTTGTTTGTTCTGCCACCAAGGATGAGCAACAAAGAGCGTGAGAAACTGGAACAA GAACCATCAGAGTTTCAGATAGATGAAGTGTTCCATGTGGACCGCAGTATAGTTGTAGGAGGCTTGCTCACTAAAGGTGTCATCATGCAGGGAGCAACATTGCTACTTG GGCCAATGGACAACTGCAGCTTTGTGTCAGTAACTGTTGGGTCGATCCACCGAAACAAAGTTCCCTGCAGAGTGGTGTGTGCTGGCCAGTCGGCGTCACTGtcactgaggggaccaggtttgaGTTTACGCAAAGGAATGAAACTGATGAGCACCGAAGCCAGGCCCAGAGCATGCTTTTATTTTCAG GCAAGAACTCAAGTTCTCCATCACTCAAGCAGTATATGTCGTGGGTTCCAAGCTACCGTCCATATAGGAAATGTTCGACAGACAGCTGTAGTTGAGGGAATTCTGGGATCCCGAGGATTGCATACAAACGATCGTGGCTCGGTGATATTCCGCTTCCTCCGGCAACCTGAATTGGTCCAAAATGGAGCAAGACTTCTCTTCCGGCAAGGATCAACAAAAGGAATAGGGAAGGTAATTCAAGTATTTGAAGAAGAGCCAGATAATGTTGATCATTATATTGGCCTTGCAAGATAA
- the LOC138349568 gene encoding GTP-binding protein 2-like isoform X2, producing MDTFLGLFDPTVENETTQDIDELNGNVNHGDVQYKGRRGTLGGVRRGPSVAILPDQLPSEPQEGNIEYKLKLVNPNHERFKRLVSQMQWRLREGLGEAIYEIGVEDSGVLLGLTQEELEASMKTLRRMAKQLGASLTVIREKTISGHNGQTRKAAEVLVRKVPDDQYSIELRIAVLGNSDVGKSTLLGVLTRGELDNGRGCARLNVFRHRHEVCSGKTSSISLQLMGFDSQGNVIDQTCTRSRDYDDEDICSQSIKIINFIDLAGDQKYLKTTVFGLSGYSPHYAVLVVSAFSGVAPMTEEHLSLARALDVPIVIVITKTDLASPQQIQRAINDLKQFLTQPGYKRVPLIIENEDDAITAGSNQLDNNIVPIFCASSVTGDGLVLLKKFLFVLPPRMSNKEREKLEQEPSEFQIDEVFHVDRSIVVGGLLTKGVIMQGATLLLGPMDNCSFVSVTVGSIHRNKVPCRVVCAGQSASLSLRGPGLSLRKGMKLMSTEARPRACFYFQARTQVLHHSSSICRGFQATVHIGNVRQTAVVEGILGSRGLHTNDRGSVIFRFLRQPELVQNGARLLFRQGSTKGIGKVIQVFEEEPDNVDHYIGLAR from the exons ATGGATACCTTTCTCGGCTTATTTGATCCGACCGTGGAAAACGAGACAACACAAGATATTGATGAACTAAATGGAAATGTGAATCACGGCGATGTGCAGTACAAGGGGCGTAGAGGCACCCTGGGTGGGGTCCGACGAGGTCCAAGCGTAGCCATACTTCCTGACCAGCTGCCCTCGGAGCCACAGGAGGGAAATATTGAATACAAGTTAAAGCTTGTCAATCCAAATCATGAGAGATTTAAGAGACTTGTATCACAG ATGCAGTGGAGATTACGCGAAGGGCTAGGTGAAGCTATATATGAAATTGGAGTTGAGGATTCTGGGGTTCTACTTGGTCTAACACAAGAGGAACTGGAAGCTTCAATGAAAACGTTACGCCGCATGGCTAAACAACTTGGGGCATCACTAACAGTTATACGCGAAAAAACCATATCGGGCCACAATGGGCAGACACGCAAAGCTGCAGAAGTTCTAGTCAGAAAA GTACCTGATGATCAGTATAGCATAGAGTTAAGGATAGCAGTACTTGGCAATTCTGATGTAGGCAAATCTACACTGCTAGGAGTGTTGACCCGGGGGGAACTGGACAACGGAAGAGGTTGTGCCAGGCTCAATGTTTTTCGTCACCGACATGAGGTCTGTTCTGGAAAGACCTCATCTATATCTCTGCAGTTGATGGGATTCGACTCTCAG GGCAATGTGATTGACCAGACGTGTACTAGAAGTCGAGATTATGATGACGAAGACATCTGCAGTcagtcaatcaaaataataaactTTATAGATCTTGCTGGAGACCAGAAATATTTGAAAACAACTGTGTTTGGACTCTCAGGCTATTCTCCACATTATGCTGTTTTGGTAGTAAG TGCATTTTCTGGTGTGGCTCCAATGACTGAGGAACACCTCAGCCTCGCTCGGGCCTTAGATGTGCCCATTGTTATTGTTATCACCAAGACGGATCTAGCATCACCTCAACAGATTCAGAGAGCAATTAATGATCTCAAGCAATTCCTCACACAACCAGGGTATAAACGG GTGCCCCTTATAATTGAAAATGAGGATGATGCTATTACAGCAGGCAGCAATCAGCTGGACAATAACATTGTGCCCATATTTTGTGCCTCAAGTGTCACTGGGGATGGATTAGTACTTCTCAAAAAATTCTTGTTTGTTCTGCCACCAAGGATGAGCAACAAAGAGCGTGAGAAACTGGAACAA GAACCATCAGAGTTTCAGATAGATGAAGTGTTCCATGTGGACCGCAGTATAGTTGTAGGAGGCTTGCTCACTAAAGGTGTCATCATGCAGGGAGCAACATTGCTACTTG GGCCAATGGACAACTGCAGCTTTGTGTCAGTAACTGTTGGGTCGATCCACCGAAACAAAGTTCCCTGCAGAGTGGTGTGTGCTGGCCAGTCGGCGTCACTGtcactgaggggaccaggtttgaGTTTACGCAAAGGAATGAAACTGATGAGCACCGAAGCCAGGCCCAGAGCATGCTTTTATTTTCAG GCAAGAACTCAAGTTCTCCATCACTCAAGCAGTATATGTCGTGGGTTCCAAGCTACCGTCCATATAGGAAATGTTCGACAGACAGCTGTAGTTGAGGGAATTCTGGGATCCCGAGGATTGCATACAAACGATCGTGGCTCGGTGATATTCCGCTTCCTCCGGCAACCTGAATTGGTCCAAAATGGAGCAAGACTTCTCTTCCGGCAAGGATCAACAAAAGGAATAGGGAAGGTAATTCAAGTATTTGAAGAAGAGCCAGATAATGTTGATCATTATATTGGCCTTGCAAGATAA